From the Lathyrus oleraceus cultivar Zhongwan6 chromosome 3, CAAS_Psat_ZW6_1.0, whole genome shotgun sequence genome, the window ATTCGTGGTGTAATCGTGCCTCCATAATTTTTCTAGATTTTATTTCGCGTTTTTCTCTGTACTAAAATTTGAAGTTTTTTCTTATATTTTACGTATCTCTGTTTCTGGAATTCCAAGTTTTTAtatttattgtttttttattACTTTTATAATTGTTATAGCATTATTTTCATGTACCTGGTActtagtttattattattaagTATGTTTAGCATGTTGTATTTAATTTATAGTAGTTGTTTTTACACTGATACTAGTGGGATACCCGTGCTATCGCACGGGTTCCGTCGGGATTTATATTATATGATTGTCACTATTACTTTTCAAATTTATATATATTGATTAAGTTCATTAATAtttatataattaaaaatatattgcataaacaatttttttataaaatatgCGAGCGAACATTTTGTTGTTGTCAAATTAATGAATCATTTAATATGTGAGAAACATTTGTGTGAAAATGTTGGATAAAATAAAAGGGCAGATTTATATAGCTATTCTGGACAAATAGCATAGTAAACTTTAGTTCGAAAAGTATTCTGGATCTTAAAACTAAAATGAatttaaaactaaaataaattgaaatttgaaacattcttaaataaaaaaaaaacaatagAAATTTCAACCATAGTCCAATTATTCAAAgtaaaaaaaatgctatcaaaAGTTAACAAACAACTGTGTCTTTGGCCGAATGAGGATCAAGTAGTCTCATTCAATTGAATTGTGTGTGACCACATGATGGCTAGCATGCCTGCATGACAAACAAATACAATTCATGAGTTTAAGTGAATGTCTCATAAGATGAAAAGTAAAATAACATTAGTAGCATAAAGCATTAGAAGGATGTTCATACAAAAGAACCATTTGACTCATATACAGTAAGCATGataatttatttaatttcatATAGTCGAGGTAAGCAAAAAAGTTATTGAATAAAGTAAAAAGTAATTAAATTGTTGTCAAAATATAATAAGATAAAAAGCTTACCGGTTAACCAAGTGCTTCGAAGACCTCCTTGTACACAACATTTGTAGTAGTCGAACACGGTGAATTGTCCTTGTCATGGATTAGGATTTTTAGCCCACTTTTGCTCTTAACTCGTGAAATAGCAACATACAACTGACCATGACTAAATACTGGAGTAGGCAAGTACAATCCAACACTATCAAGTGATTGACCTTGGGATTTATTAATTGTCATTGCATAGGAGACAATTATTGGAAATTGTCTCCGAAACAACTTAAATGGCCAAGGTGAATCAGACGGTGACATAGACATTCTTGGAATGTAAAAAATGTTACCTATGTTCTTTCCAGACATGATTTTTGCCTCTATGACATGGTTTGCTAACCTTGTAACAATTAATCTTGTTCCATTGCACAGTCCATCAACCTGGTCCAAATTTCTCATTAGCATAATAGGTGTACCGACCTTCAATTTGATCTTATGATTTGGAATTCCTGATGTTCTTAATTTACTAAGAAATTCAGGAGTTAAAACTTCATAAGATTCATTATAAGTTGTGTCTGTTCTATCAATTGAATCGAAACTCAAATACTCTTTCTCTTCCCCTGAAATATCCGTTCATAAAACAAAACATAAAACATTATTAAAAATAATTACTATAGTGTATTGTTTTATGTTTAGAAAAGATAAAAGCTAACTAACATTTACCTGGTATCAGATCCAATATGTAATGATTGATTCTATCCACAACTTCAATGGTTGAGGCAAGAATGGCTTTTCCTTGTAAGAACGTAACATCTTGAAATTTTTCCAACAAATTTGGATATGTGTAATCAACGATAGCCCTTATTGGATCTTCAAAATTTGAAATTAATAATTCTTTTGGAATTTCTATATCAACCAATCCATCATTTGGTTCAGAAATCTTACCATCACCAACTTGCAATATCCATTTTGAGAATTTTGCTAGTTCATCAAAACTTGTATTATCCCTTCCATGTCGAAGTCTCATATTCTTTGTGAGCTTTAGAACCTGACAATATTCCCAAACATAGGATGAGCTAATAGATGCATGGACAATATCAGAACGACTTGCTCTAGGAACAACTGGAAGAATCTGTCGGAAATCTCCTCCGAAAACAACAACCTTTCCACCAAAAATTGCATTTTGGAAACCCTTTTTGCTCATGACATCTTTTAGGGTTTTATCCAATGCCTCAAAGCAGTGCCTATGAGACATAGGTGCTTCATCCCATATTATGACATCGGTGGCTTCAAGTAGTTGTGAATGATCAGTGTCTTTGTCGATATTGCAAGTTGAGTTGTCAAGTGTTGGCATGGGTACTTTGAACTTTGAATGTGCGGTTCTTCCACCTGGCAATAATAATGATGCTATCCCACTTGAAGCAACAGTAAGAATAATTTTTTTCTGTGAACGAAGGGCACTTGAAACATTTGCCAATAATATGTTAATACATACCTCATGAGACTTGAAGGTGTCCTTAACTTTCTTATGTGAATCTTCATCGTCTTTAAAGCTAATAACCGAAAGACGATTAAATTTCGGTTGAAAAACAGCTCTAATTGCCAACTCCTTCTTCAACATAGCATCAAGACCAAAAGGGAATTCTAACGGATTGTCTTCACCGGCCTAAATTTCAGCAAAAAATATACATATTAACAAAATATATTATTAGCAATTTCTTGTACAACATTTAAAGACACTCATATTACCTCCACTAATTCATTTTTCATCTGTAGAGCAGATTTTCCAATTAACTTGAAACAGTCACTATCCCAAAAGACGAAGCGGGACTTGAATTTACCATCAACTCCCAACACTTCAAGCTTGTACCTATATATAAATCCCATTTAAATAGATTGAACCCAATTTATAACTCCCATTGAAACAGTTTCATAACACAACGATGAATGAATACCTTGGCACGGGTTCAGAACTTATGTGATTTGCATAGCACTTAAGTTTGCCATCTTTTACAGCGACGCTCTTGGTACATTCGACACAACCATCGTAATACCAACCGGAATTACCAACTTCAAACTTCTCCAACTTCGCTATAGTGACACATGTTGTTTCCTGTAAAATGAATTTTCACTTATATTATATAAATAACATAAAGATTAAGAACAAATTAAAGTTTCATGTGCAGCTTGCATACTTGTTTAAGCATCGCGATCTCAGCCAAACTAATGACTTCGACCTTCCATATAAATTTATCAAAATCGGAATACTGTGAGGTTTGAGTTGTTTCAACTTGCAAACTTGATGAAGAAAGCTTTGGCAGTTCAGCATTTAGGCTGCGAGTCATTATATAAAAGAATCAATATAGAGTAAAATTCTATCACCATGTACGACATTGTACGAAAAAATCATAAGGGAAATCTGATACGCCAAGATGTTTGTGAAATACCTATCCTTCAGCTTCTTAATTTCAACATTACTAATATCATTAATGATCAGCTTTGTGCCACTCCAAGCATTGGATACATTTAAAGGAAAACCTCCTTCAACACCAACTAAATATCAGCATAATGAAGCAAATACATTGGGTATTTAAATTATCAACAGAACACGATAACGTTTACCTTGCGCAACCTTTATCCTTGCGTTTGTAATAGAACAACAATGTTCACATCTTCCCCATGGTTCTTGTAGTATTCATAAAATTGCAATGCAAAATTACCCCATAGTGTACACTGCACGACAATTTTGCTACCAATAAAAAAAGCAAAGATGTTGTGGTTCAATTACACCacaacaaacaaaagcaaaacacTTTATGATTTTTAACAGAATAGAAACCAACAAAAAGGAAACGAATACAATGTAAATAGTTTTTTGAGTATACGAACTCAAATGTTTTCATACCTCATGTCAGTGATCATAAACACAAACTTGCTTTTGTTGTTATCTGAGTTTATCTGAGTCTGCAGAATTTCAGTAACTCCTCCAACTACGTCTTCAAAAGTTTGATTAACAATGTAAGCATACATACAAGATAAATGCAATAAAATAGGTgaataatatatataaatatcAACGTACCAACCAATACATTAGGCTGGAATTTTCCATCAGCAATGGACGCCAAACCAAGAATGTTGAAATAATCTATAGGAATCTCCAGGAGCTCCGTTTTCTTAACATAAGTTGAACCACAAAATACCAACTTGTATCCATGAGTAATAGACTTAAAGGAGAAATCGTTGTTTGAGACTTTAAAGTTCTGCATGATATATGAAGCTCCTACGGCAAGATCGCCCACATATTTCGACACTAGATGGGATGGTACAATTGCTTGTATCATATCCAgtttttaatcataaaaaataaaaatgtgCCAAATTTGTTTCAGATAATCATTAACTATATAGAAATAAGTACGaaaattaaaacataaacaaCTAACAGTGAAAATAATACCTTAGAATCAACCAAAATTAGTTCAAGGTGTTCTTTGTTTGACGAACTTCTCATAGTCCAGAGATGTCTACAACGAACAGCAATCTTCCACAAATCTTTAGAATCGTTAATGTCCATCGCGGATTCAATCGGTCGCGCCATCGTTGATGTAAATTCTGAAAAAATCTGAAACCTAATTAGTAGGTTACAATACGTTTAAAAAATAGAAGAAACATGATTATCAATGAAATTGTGGAAAGGTTATGGAGTTTACCGAATGGAAAAGTTGAAAGAGGAAGAAGAAAGAATTTGTGAATGAGTGACGAAAATAGGTTTTCAATTTGTGAATGAATTGAAAGGGGAAACAAAAAGATATCATGAATGAGTTGAAAGGGGAAGAAGAATGAATTTGTAAAGCCATGGTGTAGATAGGATTTTCTAATTCCCAAAACAATTATAAATGAAACTCAAATTTCCAAATTGAATTATAAATGAAACTCAATTTTCCAAATTGAATTGGAATTCAAAGAGGCATAAAATGAATTAGTGTCTGCGTATCCCAAAGCGTTCCTCGTGTATCCCATTTTGTATTTTGTATAAACCATATATGTGAGAATAAACTAAGAAATGACACCTCAGCAAAATTAATTGCCAAATCTCTAATAGTTCAGGAATTTTGAAAAAGTCAGTAATGCCCTTTTGTTTTAGTTACAAATAGATTTGATCAAAAGGGTAAATTAGAGAGTAATTAGGGATTGTTTTTATTAGTTAGATATTAGATTACCACGTCCGAAATGTGAGGACCGTCATTTCGACGGTGCTCACATTTAAATCGTAACTTAAATAATTAAATGAGATTTGTTTAAAGATTGAATTTTTAACcaatttttaatttaattaatttacTGCGAAAGCGTAATTTAGAGATATCAGTTTAGATTCGAAAGAACGTATCCGGTATCAGACTTAAGTAAAAATTCAGAATTTAATTAATCGATGTGCAAAAGCAACTTTTCTTTAAATtgtaaaaataataattttaaaaaagTGATTTTAAGAACATAAACGGACATGTGAAATTGGCGTTTATGAACTAAAATTCGGTATTAGACGAGTGAAAGCCGGTAATACCTTTAAACTTATTATTTCACTTTAAACAAATTTTTGATTAATTGAAAGtaattaattttcaaaaatagaAGTTTTGCACTTTAACACGTTGAACATACGAAAGCGGCAAAATAGATTTTAGGCTGAAACTTAGTTCCGGCTGGGCGAAAGCGAACGGTTCctttaaattaattatttttcttaTGAGAAAACATTATTCCGGTTTAATTATAAATTAATACGACTATGCAAGTATTGTAGGTCAATGCGAGCCAAATTCTGAACTCCGCTTTAATTGATTTTTTCACATCAACTTATTTTAGATcttttgcaatcaaactttgttaTTATTAGCTTTAGATTTACATAGAAGTAGTAGATAACGATACaattgacacttggtctctgtgagttcgatctttttattactaCGATATTTTCATGCATTTCCGCACCTATCACTCATATAACTTGCTACACCAATTTTACTGCGTCTTAAGTAGTAACATTTTATGACTGGTTCATATAGCTTTCTAAACTAGTTTGAGGCATCAAATCCATGTTGCTAATTGAGGAAATATTTTTCTATTCTTTTTGAACTTTTGAAATATGTAGGGGattgttgtttttaaattaattttatcTTCTAATTTTAAGTGAGAAATgtaataaattattttataaaaaatcactattattattattattatttattttatttatgatTTGACTTAGTCTAATAAAGTTGTTTGACTTGATTTAATTCAATTTAATACTCACATTATTATCTCTCTTATATAACTTCCTCCATTATAATGAGAGCATACAAAAATAATAGAGTGTGAAAAAAATCTTTTGTCTTATATTACTTGTTCCTTTTGGTTTTTCTCCTGATTACATCTTCAGAATATCTGAAGATTATTTCTTG encodes:
- the LOC127130743 gene encoding uncharacterized protein LOC127130743; protein product: MQAETTCVTIAKLEKFEVGNSGWYYDGCVECTKSVAVKDGKLKCYANHISSEPVPRYKLEVLGVDGKFKSRFVFWDSDCFKLIGKSALQMKNELVEAGEDNPLEFPFGLDAMLKKELAIRAVFQPKFNRLSVISFKDDEDSHKKVKDTFKSHEVCINILLANVSSALRSQKKIILTVASSGIASLLLPGGRTAHSKFKVPMPTLDNSTCNIDKDTDHSQLLEATDVIIWDEAPMSHRHCFEALDKTLKDVMSKKGFQNAIFGGKVVVFGGDFRQILPVVPRASRSDIVHASISSSYVWEYCQVLKLTKNMRLRHGRDNTSFDELAKFSKWILQVGDGKISEPNDGLVDIEIPKELLISNFEDPIRAIVDYTYPNLLEKFQDVTFLQGKAILASTIEVVDRINHYILDLIPGEEKEYLSFDSIDRTDTTYNESYEVLTPEFLSKLRTSGIPNHKIKLKVGTPIMLMRNLDQVDGLCNGTRLIVTRLANHVIEAKIMSGKNIGNIFYIPRMSMSPSDSPWPFKLFRRQFPIIVSYAMTINKSQGQSLDSVGLYLPTPVFSHGQLYVAISRVKSKSGLKILIHDKDNSPCSTTTNVVYKEVFEALG